From one Eucalyptus grandis isolate ANBG69807.140 chromosome 9, ASM1654582v1, whole genome shotgun sequence genomic stretch:
- the LOC120288036 gene encoding bidirectional sugar transporter SWEET1-like isoform X2, whose translation MSHAFPVSNIGNAVGLFLFLAPMTTFKRIVRRRSTEQFSGIPYIVTLLSCSLSTWYGLPFVSPDNLLVLIISGIGVVIELTYVWIFITYAPKKESQKIMGLSGLALILVLTFAFVSLFALHGKTRKLFCGIMLDIFSILTYASPLSVMMLVIKTKSVEFMPFLLSLSSFLCGIFWLAYGLLSQDPFLIVSNGLGTGLGIAQLILYAMYGKNQSQTKNEVRDEFGEMDLEKTGQNEETELPHSSFTASSKN comes from the exons ATGTCGCACGCTTTCCCTGTTTCCAATATAGGAAATGCAGTCGGTCTGTTCCTTTTCTTGGCGCCTAT GACCACGTTCAAGAGGATCGTGAGGAGGCGGTCAACGGAGCAGTTCTCAGGCATCCCTTACATAGTAACTCTTCTTAGTTGCAGCCTCTCCACTTG GTATGGGCTACCATTCGTATCTCCGGACAACCTTCTGGTATTAATCATTAGTGGCATAGGAGTTGTGATTGAGCTCACGTATGTTTGGATCTTCATCACATACGCACCAAAGAAGGAGAGTCAAAAGATCATGGGACTCTCTGGTCTTGCTCTGATTCTTGTCTTAACATTTGCCTTTGTCTCCCTCTTCGCCCTGCATGGCAAGACCCGGAAACTCTTCTGTGGCATCATGCTCGACATTTTCTCTATCCTTACGTATGCTTCACCTCTATCAGTCATG ATGTTGGTGATTAAGACGAAGAGCGTGGAGTTCATGCCTTTTTTGTTATCGTTGTCCTCCTTCTTATGCGGCATCTTTTGGCTCGCATATGGCCTTCTTAGTCAGGACCCCTTTCTCATC GTGTCCAATGGACTGGGGACTGGACTAGGGATTGCCCAACTGATCTTGTATGCAATGTATGGCAAGAACCAGAGTCAAACAAAAAACGAGGTTAGGGATGAATTCGGGGAGATGGATCTTGAAAAGACAGGTCAAAATGAAGAAACGGAGTTGCCACACTCAAGCTTCACCGCTTCTAGCAAAAACTGA
- the LOC120288036 gene encoding bidirectional sugar transporter SWEET1-like isoform X1, with the protein MDILRFSCGILGNAVGLFLFLAPMTTFKRIVRRRSTEQFSGIPYIVTLLSCSLSTWYGLPFVSPDNLLVLIISGIGVVIELTYVWIFITYAPKKESQKIMGLSGLALILVLTFAFVSLFALHGKTRKLFCGIMLDIFSILTYASPLSVMMLVIKTKSVEFMPFLLSLSSFLCGIFWLAYGLLSQDPFLIVSNGLGTGLGIAQLILYAMYGKNQSQTKNEVRDEFGEMDLEKTGQNEETELPHSSFTASSKN; encoded by the exons ATGGACATTCTCCGTTTCTCGTGCGGCATTCTCG GAAATGCAGTCGGTCTGTTCCTTTTCTTGGCGCCTAT GACCACGTTCAAGAGGATCGTGAGGAGGCGGTCAACGGAGCAGTTCTCAGGCATCCCTTACATAGTAACTCTTCTTAGTTGCAGCCTCTCCACTTG GTATGGGCTACCATTCGTATCTCCGGACAACCTTCTGGTATTAATCATTAGTGGCATAGGAGTTGTGATTGAGCTCACGTATGTTTGGATCTTCATCACATACGCACCAAAGAAGGAGAGTCAAAAGATCATGGGACTCTCTGGTCTTGCTCTGATTCTTGTCTTAACATTTGCCTTTGTCTCCCTCTTCGCCCTGCATGGCAAGACCCGGAAACTCTTCTGTGGCATCATGCTCGACATTTTCTCTATCCTTACGTATGCTTCACCTCTATCAGTCATG ATGTTGGTGATTAAGACGAAGAGCGTGGAGTTCATGCCTTTTTTGTTATCGTTGTCCTCCTTCTTATGCGGCATCTTTTGGCTCGCATATGGCCTTCTTAGTCAGGACCCCTTTCTCATC GTGTCCAATGGACTGGGGACTGGACTAGGGATTGCCCAACTGATCTTGTATGCAATGTATGGCAAGAACCAGAGTCAAACAAAAAACGAGGTTAGGGATGAATTCGGGGAGATGGATCTTGAAAAGACAGGTCAAAATGAAGAAACGGAGTTGCCACACTCAAGCTTCACCGCTTCTAGCAAAAACTGA